One window of Flavobacteriales bacterium genomic DNA carries:
- a CDS encoding YigZ family protein: MSSDRYFTLAGESTGEVREKASKFFAYAFPIADEEDFKKQQVEITRTHHTARHICHAWVLGDAGEQYRSYDAGEPSGSAGKPILRQLQGADLTYCAVVVVRYFGGTLLGKAGLSHAFADAAKAALANNSIVERVVRTELTVQCSYAQVEEVKRDVLLREGEILQADYAERCLLRVAVARSAVEGLTENWTRIGVEVKMEHR, encoded by the coding sequence ATGAGCAGCGACCGCTACTTCACACTGGCCGGGGAAAGCACGGGTGAGGTGCGCGAAAAAGCGAGCAAGTTCTTCGCCTACGCCTTCCCGATAGCGGATGAGGAGGACTTCAAAAAGCAACAGGTGGAGATCACGCGGACGCATCACACGGCCCGTCACATCTGCCATGCCTGGGTGCTCGGTGATGCCGGCGAACAGTACCGCTCCTACGATGCGGGCGAGCCTTCCGGCAGCGCGGGCAAGCCCATCCTCCGCCAGCTACAAGGCGCTGATCTCACCTACTGCGCGGTCGTGGTGGTGCGCTACTTCGGCGGAACCTTACTGGGAAAGGCGGGACTATCCCATGCCTTCGCGGACGCGGCGAAAGCAGCGCTGGCGAACAACAGCATCGTGGAACGTGTGGTACGTACGGAGCTAACGGTACAGTGTTCCTATGCGCAAGTAGAAGAGGTGAAGCGTGACGTGCTGCTCCGTGAAGGTGAAATTCTACAAGCGGATTACGCGGAACGCTGCCTGTTGCGCGTGGCCGTTGCACGCAGTGCAGTGGAAGGGCTTACGGAGAACTGGACGAGGATAGGTGTCGAGGTCAAGATGGAACACAGATGA